One genomic window of Vibrio rhizosphaerae includes the following:
- a CDS encoding dihydrodipicolinate synthase family protein, giving the protein MTMKNIWSGVIPPVPTAIDETGQFAPQAMAALIDHLVASAVNGLLFLGTTGEFSAMSVSQRKQVAEFCIRHTNQRKPVMIGVAAHSIAETIELAQHAERTGADAVIVVNPSYVKYSDEGLYHYYRSVAESIGIPVFLYNFPKLTSQPLSVALVGRLANDVDNIIGIKDTVDDIVSTRRYITKVKSKHPNFRVFSGFDEHLANNLLMGGDGGIPSSSNFAPSLTCGVFQAFQQGDWNEFTKQHRRIAILSEMYDIQAPFFPVVKAAINLVGIPFVQGTLPPCDLIAEHSVIQLRELLKSIKIIE; this is encoded by the coding sequence ATGACGATGAAAAATATTTGGTCTGGTGTTATTCCCCCCGTGCCGACAGCGATTGATGAGACCGGGCAGTTTGCTCCCCAAGCCATGGCGGCTTTGATTGATCACTTAGTCGCATCAGCAGTAAATGGTTTACTTTTTTTGGGGACGACTGGTGAGTTTAGTGCCATGTCCGTGTCACAAAGAAAGCAAGTCGCAGAATTCTGCATCCGACATACCAATCAGCGTAAGCCCGTCATGATCGGCGTCGCTGCTCACTCAATTGCTGAGACAATTGAACTGGCTCAGCATGCAGAGCGTACAGGAGCAGATGCGGTCATTGTCGTGAATCCATCTTACGTTAAATACAGTGATGAAGGCTTGTATCACTACTACCGCTCGGTCGCTGAATCCATTGGTATTCCTGTATTTCTATATAACTTTCCGAAACTGACATCTCAGCCGCTGTCGGTGGCGCTTGTCGGGCGTTTAGCCAATGATGTGGACAACATTATCGGGATTAAAGACACGGTCGATGACATTGTCAGTACCCGGCGCTATATCACCAAGGTAAAAAGTAAGCACCCGAATTTCCGTGTGTTTTCAGGGTTTGATGAACATCTGGCCAATAATCTGTTGATGGGCGGGGATGGCGGGATCCCCTCATCTTCGAACTTTGCACCGAGCCTGACTTGCGGCGTGTTTCAAGCCTTCCAACAAGGTGACTGGAATGAATTTACTAAGCAGCATCGCCGGATCGCCATACTCAGTGAAATGTATGACATTCAGGCTCCTTTCTTCCCGGTTGTAAAAGCGGCGATCAACTTAGTTGGGATTCCATTTGTTCAAGGGACGTTACCGCCTTGCGATCTGATTGCCGAGCATTCAGTGATTCAGCTCCGTGAATTACTGAAATCCATAAAAATTATTGAATAG
- a CDS encoding amidohydrolase family protein gives MSLVIDSHTHVWSDKCPLTPERRYTPAYSRSSEDLLAQMKVAGVNRAVLVQPSFLGTDNRYLLQQLGCYPEIFRGVVVVDRHIQEADFAPMVAKGVTGVRLNIIGSTVSGRQLVQEHQHLIQLLNKFDCHLEIQSHNDHWVELLPALMQTGVTVVVDHFGRPDSNRSAGFQAVLNHLNSGKLWVKLSGEYRFAAAPIPLATALLNHRPDRLVWGSDYPWTQHEAGRRYQDCFTQLAQWTSHQYLEAIRADNPARLFKFDAEGLTRF, from the coding sequence ATGAGTCTGGTGATTGATTCTCATACCCATGTGTGGAGTGATAAGTGTCCGCTTACCCCAGAGCGCCGTTATACGCCAGCCTATTCACGTAGTTCTGAGGATTTACTGGCCCAAATGAAGGTGGCGGGTGTGAACCGGGCCGTCTTGGTACAACCCAGTTTTCTCGGTACTGACAATCGCTATCTGTTACAGCAACTGGGGTGCTATCCTGAAATATTCAGAGGCGTGGTCGTGGTAGACCGACACATTCAAGAAGCTGATTTTGCGCCAATGGTGGCAAAAGGTGTGACTGGCGTCCGGCTGAATATTATTGGTTCGACGGTTTCTGGCCGGCAACTGGTACAAGAGCACCAGCATTTAATTCAGTTGCTGAACAAGTTTGACTGCCATCTTGAAATCCAGTCTCACAATGATCATTGGGTCGAGTTATTACCTGCGCTCATGCAAACGGGTGTTACAGTCGTCGTCGATCATTTTGGTCGCCCTGATTCTAATCGTTCAGCCGGTTTTCAGGCAGTTCTTAACCACCTGAACAGCGGAAAACTGTGGGTGAAATTATCCGGCGAATATCGGTTTGCGGCAGCGCCCATTCCTTTAGCAACGGCCTTACTCAATCACAGGCCTGACCGATTAGTGTGGGGGAGTGATTATCCGTGGACACAACATGAAGCGGGTCGTCGCTATCAAGATTGTTTCACGCAATTAGCACAATGGACCAGTCACCAATATCTTGAAGCGATACGTGCTGATAACCCGGCTCGTTTGTTTAAGTTTGATGCTGAGGGGCTCACCCGTTTTTAA
- a CDS encoding GntR family transcriptional regulator: MSGSFDTRLARYLQISDQLHQRILNGEWQPGDTIPAESQLSTEYGVALGTMRKAIQQLMKNGLLERRHGVGTFVRRADFNMSLFRFFRFSDDSGERIIPEGKILNIRQVNPSAEIAAKLHLPPDSPAVHINRLRIWKGKPVLIEDIWLPLPKFEPLLAISPGEFPNLLYPFYESLCGAAIVSAKEELMVEKVRAEHAQALDLQTGEPVIVIERTTTDISGNTVEWRSSRGAAEKFRYQINIF, translated from the coding sequence ATGAGTGGTTCATTCGATACAAGACTGGCGCGCTACTTACAAATCAGCGATCAATTGCACCAACGAATTCTCAATGGTGAATGGCAACCGGGCGATACGATTCCGGCTGAATCCCAGCTATCTACCGAATATGGTGTCGCTCTCGGTACCATGCGTAAAGCCATTCAACAACTGATGAAAAATGGCTTGCTCGAACGTCGTCACGGTGTCGGCACTTTTGTACGTCGTGCCGATTTCAATATGTCGTTATTTCGATTTTTCAGATTCAGTGATGACAGTGGCGAACGCATTATTCCGGAAGGGAAAATTCTGAACATCCGGCAGGTGAATCCCTCCGCCGAAATTGCCGCCAAGCTTCACCTGCCCCCGGATAGTCCCGCAGTACATATCAATCGCTTACGTATTTGGAAAGGCAAGCCGGTTCTCATCGAAGACATCTGGCTTCCCTTACCCAAATTTGAGCCACTGTTGGCAATCTCGCCGGGAGAGTTTCCCAACTTGCTGTATCCGTTTTACGAAAGTTTATGCGGGGCAGCGATTGTGTCGGCAAAAGAAGAACTGATGGTAGAAAAAGTCAGAGCCGAACACGCACAAGCACTGGATTTACAGACCGGAGAACCGGTTATCGTGATAGAACGAACGACGACCGATATTTCGGGAAACACCGTTGAATGGCGCAGCAGCCGAGGGGCAGCAGAAAAATTCCGCTATCAAATCAATATATTCTAA
- a CDS encoding TRAP transporter substrate-binding protein: protein MKLNFFLVGTATVITSFSVAANPIEVRIASHVSALSPLHQQSQLFASEVEKRLPGQFEFKLYPSGQLGTEKALITNVKAGAIEMINVASGVLKLDKKLGIFDLPWLFDSREHVERAMSGPLGQAVEQRIEDKARVKVLGIYENGFRHILNSVRAIKTPSDMKGLKIRVSGGKLRQDVFQKIGATPQSVAWKETFTAMQTHVVDGAEAATYGFYEQKQYEVAGYFSETSHVYTPSFLIASKNFWNSLTDEQRKVFEEVGHDITQQTYADAAALEQKYLNEMSKLTKINKVDLAPFKQATMATRTQYEKKFGSDWLNLIEQAR, encoded by the coding sequence ATGAAACTGAATTTTTTCCTAGTTGGAACAGCGACGGTTATCACCTCCTTTTCCGTAGCAGCGAATCCTATCGAAGTTCGTATTGCCAGCCACGTATCGGCGTTGTCGCCTTTACATCAACAAAGTCAATTGTTTGCCAGTGAAGTCGAAAAGCGTCTGCCCGGGCAGTTTGAATTTAAACTGTATCCCTCAGGCCAGCTGGGGACCGAGAAAGCGTTGATCACCAACGTGAAAGCGGGTGCGATCGAAATGATTAACGTAGCCTCTGGCGTACTCAAACTGGATAAGAAGTTAGGCATTTTCGATTTGCCCTGGCTATTTGACAGCCGTGAACATGTTGAAAGAGCGATGAGCGGCCCGCTGGGTCAGGCTGTTGAACAGCGAATTGAGGACAAAGCGAGGGTAAAAGTGCTCGGCATTTATGAGAACGGTTTCCGTCATATCCTGAATTCGGTTCGTGCCATCAAAACACCGAGTGATATGAAAGGCCTGAAAATTCGAGTCTCCGGCGGAAAACTGCGTCAGGACGTATTCCAGAAAATCGGCGCGACACCTCAAAGTGTGGCCTGGAAAGAAACGTTCACAGCGATGCAGACTCACGTAGTTGACGGTGCAGAAGCAGCGACATATGGCTTCTATGAGCAAAAGCAATACGAAGTGGCGGGCTACTTCAGTGAAACAAGTCATGTCTATACCCCCAGTTTTCTGATTGCATCGAAAAATTTTTGGAACAGCCTGACTGATGAGCAACGTAAAGTGTTTGAAGAAGTGGGCCACGATATTACTCAACAAACCTATGCCGATGCAGCCGCACTGGAGCAAAAATATCTGAACGAGATGAGTAAGCTGACCAAAATTAACAAAGTGGATTTAGCCCCGTTCAAGCAAGCAACGATGGCGACCCGCACGCAATATGAAAAGAAATTTGGCAGTGACTGGCTGAATTTGATCGAACAAGCCCGATAA
- a CDS encoding TRAP transporter small permease: MFMRILDRVTTVIAGMALIASTLLVLINVANRYLIQGGLYKLAEQRILPGLYQFFDQYLSPFSAMADEVPGLLLAWVTFLGAYLAMRDGGHIAFDMLLDKLSPRVRQKFTLMTDTLIGAFLVMLFYQACRMIMVDGSTEIETAEIGQGWFMSVLVIFSVLMLIATLHQMFRKMKEY, translated from the coding sequence ATGTTCATGCGGATTTTGGATCGGGTGACGACGGTGATTGCCGGAATGGCACTGATCGCCTCAACCCTACTCGTTCTTATCAACGTAGCCAACCGCTACCTTATTCAGGGAGGGCTATACAAACTGGCTGAGCAGCGTATTTTGCCGGGATTGTACCAATTTTTTGATCAATATTTGTCGCCGTTCAGTGCGATGGCAGATGAAGTGCCCGGCCTGTTGCTGGCCTGGGTGACATTTCTGGGCGCTTATCTCGCAATGCGTGACGGAGGCCACATCGCTTTTGACATGCTACTGGACAAATTATCACCCAGAGTCCGTCAGAAGTTCACCCTAATGACCGACACGCTCATCGGCGCGTTTCTGGTGATGCTGTTTTATCAGGCATGCCGGATGATCATGGTCGATGGCTCGACAGAAATTGAAACTGCTGAAATCGGTCAGGGATGGTTTATGTCGGTATTGGTGATTTTCTCCGTCCTTATGCTGATTGCCACGCTGCACCAAATGTTCAGAAAAATGAAGGAGTATTAA